One Mycolicibacterium sp. TUM20985 genomic window, ACGATGCCGTCGGAGCCGAGGTGGGTGACCAGATCGCCGGATGTGATGTCGCCACAGCGGAGAAGGCAATGCGCGCCCTGGCCCGGTTGCACGCCCCGGTGTTCAACGATGCCGACGTGTGCGGCCTGGAATTCCTCAACCTGCCGATCCTGGTCAATCAGGCGATGCTGTCGGGTCTGCTACCGCTGTTCCTCGACCGCTACGGCGACCAGATCGCCTCAGAGCACGCCGAGGTGTGCCGACGATATGTCGCGACCGCGGACGCCCACGCCGCTGACGTACAGCCGCCCACCGGACTGGTCCACGGCGATTACCGGCTGGACAACCTGCTGTTCGGCGCCGACCCAGAATGCCTGGTGATCGACTGGCAGACCGTGCAGTGGGGCCCGGTGATGACCGACGCCGCCTACTTCCTCGGTAGCGCGCTCGACGTCGACGCCCGCCGCGCGAACGAACAGCGCTTGGTGCGTCTCTATTTCGATACTCTCGTCGAACACGGCGTCTCCGGCTTCACCTGGGCGCAGTGTTGGACGGAATACCGGCGCCAGGTGTTCTGGGGTCTGACCATCATCCTGTCCTCCAGCATGCTGGTCGGCAGGACCGACCGTGGCGACCGGATGTTCATGGTGATGCTGCAGCGCGCCTGTCAGCAGGCCCTGGATCTGGAGTCGCTGAATCTGCTTCCCGCGGTGGCGGTCTGATTCACACCGTCCGCACGTCGAAGTCTGAGACCACCGGCTCGCGCAGCAGTTCGGTGTGCCGATCGGGCACCCACGGGAAGAGTTCCGGAATCCCGTCCGTGCCCAGATACCAGCTGTTACAGCCAGCCACCCAGGTGGTGTTCGGCATGGCGGCCCTGATCTCGTCGTTGTAGCGATCCGTGGCGATGTCGGTCGGGGCGACGGCTTTGATGCGCCCATCGCGGATCTGCTGAATCCACCACAGCGCG contains:
- a CDS encoding phosphotransferase, which produces MTELLIRRAEEITGDWLAAVLGTSGLRLISADRIGLGQVGHTFRVSFSNNDSRRRTVVVKLASDDESSRAAGVGLGIYYREVAFYQNLRDRIEGPLLACHLAEYDPAEGWFTLVIDDAVGAEVGDQIAGCDVATAEKAMRALARLHAPVFNDADVCGLEFLNLPILVNQAMLSGLLPLFLDRYGDQIASEHAEVCRRYVATADAHAADVQPPTGLVHGDYRLDNLLFGADPECLVIDWQTVQWGPVMTDAAYFLGSALDVDARRANEQRLVRLYFDTLVEHGVSGFTWAQCWTEYRRQVFWGLTIILSSSMLVGRTDRGDRMFMVMLQRACQQALDLESLNLLPAVAV